In Erythrobacter sp. SG61-1L, the following proteins share a genomic window:
- a CDS encoding AAA family ATPase, with protein sequence MASAIDNVLEEQTLSVADLAARSSSVLERLRSDAQSARAGERREPTFPIGKAAELVGRTPAAIRDAENDGRLVPPPRGKNNRRVGYTLAQLNDMRGTFGTRPWRRPDEPCAILAVQNFKGGVGKSTISVHLAQNLAIKGYRVLLIDCDSQASVTTLFGYVPDLDLTEAQTLYPFLREGERDTLEYAILKTHFDGLDLIPANLHLFQSEYEIAARMARGEGVLLDRLAQGIASVSDLYDVVVLDPPPALGAISLSVLRAANALVVPVPPTVMDFSSTAAFLAMLDETIENLKEHGLAPNLAFLRFVASKVDENKSMQKGLLELMRQLYGNAMLRTPLKNSAEIDNATARLMTVYEVDKPMTGKDVRDRCLTYLDGVCNEIELDIRRLWPSHLAKLRKEGHA encoded by the coding sequence ATGGCATCTGCAATCGACAATGTTCTCGAAGAACAGACACTAAGCGTTGCCGATCTGGCGGCCCGGTCGTCGTCGGTTCTTGAACGGCTGCGGAGCGACGCACAATCGGCCCGCGCGGGTGAGAGGCGCGAGCCGACTTTTCCCATTGGCAAGGCCGCCGAGCTGGTTGGAAGGACGCCAGCGGCGATCCGCGATGCAGAGAATGACGGCCGCTTGGTGCCGCCGCCTCGCGGCAAGAACAACCGGCGCGTCGGATATACGCTCGCGCAGCTCAATGATATGCGCGGGACGTTCGGAACGCGGCCCTGGCGTCGACCGGACGAACCTTGCGCGATTTTGGCCGTTCAGAATTTCAAGGGCGGCGTGGGGAAATCCACGATCAGCGTTCATCTGGCGCAAAATCTGGCGATCAAGGGCTATCGCGTATTGCTGATCGACTGCGATAGCCAGGCATCGGTTACGACCCTGTTCGGCTATGTTCCCGATCTGGATTTGACTGAAGCGCAAACGCTCTATCCCTTCCTGCGCGAAGGCGAGCGCGACACGCTGGAATATGCGATCCTCAAGACGCATTTCGACGGACTCGATCTGATCCCGGCGAATTTACATCTGTTTCAGTCCGAATATGAGATTGCTGCGCGTATGGCGCGAGGGGAGGGGGTTCTGCTCGATCGCCTCGCGCAAGGAATCGCGTCGGTCAGCGATCTTTATGACGTGGTGGTCCTCGATCCGCCTCCGGCGCTGGGCGCAATCTCGCTGTCGGTGCTGCGCGCTGCCAATGCGCTTGTCGTGCCGGTGCCGCCAACGGTGATGGATTTTTCCTCCACTGCGGCATTTCTCGCGATGCTCGATGAAACGATTGAGAATCTGAAGGAACATGGTCTTGCGCCCAATCTCGCATTTCTGCGCTTCGTCGCGTCGAAGGTCGACGAGAACAAGTCGATGCAAAAGGGCCTGCTCGAATTGATGCGCCAGCTCTACGGCAATGCGATGTTGCGGACGCCGCTTAAAAACTCGGCGGAAATCGACAATGCCACGGCGCGACTGATGACGGTCTATGAAGTCGACAAGCCCATGACCGGCAAGGACGTGCGTGATCGTTGCCTGACGTATCTCGATGGCGTGTGCAACGAAATCGAGCTGGATATTCGGCGGCTCTGGCCAAGCCATTTGGCCAAACTGAGGAAGGAAGGCCATGCCTGA